Sequence from the Clostridia bacterium genome:
TATATTCGCCTGCGGCGAGTTATATTGGGCTTCGCCCAGTTATATTCGCTTCGCGAGTGATATTGCGCTACGCGCAGGTTGAATATAGCAAGGCGAATATAATATAACTGCCTCACAGAGGCAATATAACTGATCCGCAGGATCAATATAACTGCCGTCAAAGACGGCAATATAACTTGAAATAATACAAGTCTTATGCTATACTTTTATAAAAACCATGAAAGAAAAGAGCGAAAGAATGTAATAGAATCTCGGCAAATCCGGACTTACGGAGGAAGATATGATCATTAGAAGGTTTTTGCAAACTGATTCAAAAGAGGTGTCTGATTTAATTATCAAGACGCTTAGAGAAGTAAATATCAAAGATTATCCTAAAGAATATATTGAAAACGAAGTTCAAAGATTGCAACCGAACAAAATCCTGAAGCGAGCAGAATGGACTCATTTTTACGTTGCGTGCGATGAGAACAAGATCGTGGGCTGTGGAGCCATAGGCCCTTACTGGGATAAAGTGGATGAAAGCAGTTTATTTACCATCTTCGTTTTACCCGATTATCAGGGTCAAGGAATCGGAAGAAAGATAATTGAAACCTTGGAAAAAGACGAATACTTCCTGCGCGCGAAAAGAATTGAAATACCCGCCTCTATCACCGCAACTCCATTTTATATAAAAATGGGATACACATACAAAAACGGAATCAGCGTACCGGATGAAGAAGGTCTTTTACGATTAGAAAAGCATAGATAAAAACAAATCCAGTTTTGTCGGGATATAACTCGCGTACAAATATCTATTCTTATCTTGATTTCCATTCGTTTTGTAAGTCTCACACATGAAATAAAGAATAAAATACCATATTTCCGAAGGTGGAATCTATGGATTATCTTGAACAATACTACAACGACTACGACGAAGACGGGCGTCTTCTTTCCCGTCACGGACAGGTTGAATATCTGACTACTATGAAGTACGTGCGCGAGTGCCTCGCCGGCATTACCGATCCGGCGATACTCGAAGTCGGAGCCGGGACCGGAAGATACAGCGTAACTCTCGCAAAGCAGGGCTTCAAAGTGACGGCTGTAGAACTGATCGAGCACAACCTCGACGTGTTAAAATCCAAACTGGACGGCACGGAACCCATCACCGCGATCCGCGGAAACGCGCTGGATCTCTCCGCGTTTGACGACGATTCGTTTGACCTGACCATGCTGCTCGGCCCGATGTATCACCTGTATACGAAAGAAGATAAACTGCGTGCGCTTTCCGAAGCCGTGCGAGTGACAAAAAGCGACGGTCACATCCTCGTAGCTTATTGCATGAACGAGCCGACCGTCATTCAGTACGTTTTCGGCCTGAACAATCTGCGCGAAGTGACGGAGCTCAATATGCTGACTCCGGACTGGCACTGCATCGGCGAGCCGAAAGACGTTTTTGAACTTGTCCGCACAGAAGACATCGCCGCGCTTGACGCCGAAGTGCCTGTGAAACGAATCAAGCTTGTCGCTGCGGACGGGGCGACGAATTACAAACGGGAGCTGATAGACGCCATGGACGACGAGACATTCGGGAAGTGGATGGATTATCATTTCGCCGTCTGCGAGCGGCAGGATCTGATCGGAGCTTCACATCATACTCTGGATATATTACGGAAGATCTGACACAACGTTCAAAATCCCCGCTTCTGCGGGGATTTTTTCTTTTTTATCACTTTAATGCTTGACAGCGGAAAAACTGCGGAGTATAATCGGAAAATAGTTTACGCGCAAGCGCGTGAATATTAAAAATCTAAAAAGGAGGAAACAAAATGGACAATCAGCTTGCCCTAACCGCTCAACGTATCAAGGAGCTGCGTCGAATTATCGGTAAGACGCCGGAGGAAATGGCCATAATTACGGGCGTATCCGTTGAGGATTACGTCCGCTGCGAAAACGGAGAAAGCGATTTTTCGTTCACTTTCCTCCACAAGTGCGCCAAAACGTTCGGAGTCGACATCGCCGACCTGCTGACCGGCGAAAACGCGAAGCTTTCCGCGTTCGCCATCGTCCGCAAAGGCGAGGGCTTCCCCATCGCGCGCCGCAAGGGGTTCAAGTATAATCACCTCGCCGCGAACTTCAAGAGCCGCCTTTCCGAGCCGTTCTGGGTGCGCGCGCCCTACGACGCGGAAGCGCAGAACAAGCCCATCCCGCTGGCTTCGCACGCCGGCGAGGAGTTCGACTACATACTCAAGGGCAGCTTGAAGGTACAGATCGGCGACCACGTCGATTACCTCTATGAAGGCGACAGCGTATTCTACGACAGCATCACTCCCCACGGAATGATCGCCGCGGGCGACGGCGACTGCGAATTCGTCGCAATCGTCATGGATCCCGCCGGACACGCTCAGGAATACAACGCGCACGAAGGCCTCACGGGCGAAGTCAGCCGCCGCAGCGTGGAAGCGCAGGACGATCAGATCTGGCGCGATTTCATCGACGTCACGGAGGACGAGAACGGCGCGCTGAAGGAAATAAACTTCAAGCACAAGGATAACTTCAACTTCGCGTTCGACGTCGTTGACGAGCTCGCAAAGCGCCATCCTGACAAGCGTGCGATGCTCCACCTCGACGGAGAAAAGCACGAGCGCAGCTTCACCTTTAAGGAAATGTCCGAGCTTTCGTCGCAGGCGGCGAACTACCTCAGCTCGCTCGGCGTCAAAAAGGGCGACCGCGTTATGCTGGTGCTCAAGCGCAACTATCACTTCTGGTTCTGCATGCTCGCGCTGCACAAGATCGGCGCGATCGCCATACCCGCCACACACCTGCTCGTCAAGAAGGATTACGAATACCGATTCAAAACCGCGGGCGTTTCCGCGATAATCTGCTCCGCGGACTGCGACGGGCCGCATCAGGCGGACCTCGCGGCGGAGACCTGCCCCGAGCTGAAGATCAAGGTCGTCGCCGACGGCGAATATCCCGGCTGGCACTTCCTCGACGGCGAGATGAAGGCGTTCCCGACGGTCTTCCCGCGCGAGAACAACGACTCGAAGGCGGAGGATATCATGCTGATGTTCTTCTCCTCAGGCACGACGGGCTATCCGAAGATCGCCGCCCACAAGTTCACCTATCCCCTCGCCCACTTTGTGACCGCGCACTACTGGCACAACGTCAATCCCGACGGTCTGCACTTCACGATCGCGGACACCGGCTGGGGAAAGGCGCTCTGGGGCAAGTTCTACGGGCAGTGGCTCTGCGAAGCCGGCGTTTTCACCTACGACTTCGAGAAGTTCAAGGCGGACGATATACTGCCGCTTTTCAAGAGGTATAACATCACCACCTTCTGCGCGCCTCCGACGATGTACCGTTTCTTCATCAAGGAGGATCTGAAGAAATACGACCTCTCCTCACTGCAGTACGCGACCGTTGCCGGCGAAGCCCTCAACCCCGAGGTCTTCGACCGCTTCTACGACGCGACGGGGCTGAAGATAATGGAGGGCTTCGGGCAGACCGAGACGACGCTGACCGTAGCCAACCTAATCGGCATGGTGCCGAAGCCCGGCTCCATGGGCAAGCCCACACCGCAGTACGACGTCGACATCGTTCTCCCCGACGGCAAATCCACGAAGGTCGGCGAGATCGGCGAGATAGTCATCCGCACCGACAGGCGCGTTCCCGTCGGACTCTTCCGCGAATACTACCGCGACGCCGAGAAGACCGCGGAAGCGTGGCACGACGGCGTCTACCACACCGGCGACACCGCGTGGCGCGACGAGGACGGCTATTACTGGTACGTCGGACGCATCGACGATCTGATCAAGTCCTCCGGCTACCGCATCGGACCTTTCGAGATCGAGAGCGTCATCATGGAGCTCCCCTACGTGCTCGAATGCGCCGTCACCGCCGTTCCGGACGAGATCCGCGGCCAGGTCGTCAAGGCGACGATAGTGCTGACGAAGGGCACCGTCGGCAGCGACGAGCTGAAGAAGGAAGTTCAGAACTACGTCAAGACACACACAGCGCCTTATAAGTATCCGCGCATAGTCGAGTTCGTTGACGAGCTGCCGAAGACGATAAGCGGCAAGATCCGCAGAGTCGACATCAGGACCGAAGACGCGAAGTAATAATACGCGAAACACATTGCAACAGCCCTCCCGTTCGGGAGGGCTGTTGCTACGTCATAAGAGTCACATTCTAATTTCCGAGACTTGATACGTCCGCCAGCTTCGCGGCGACGCGGAGTATAGCCAGCGCGTCGTCGACCTCGACCTTGCCGTTGCCGTCGATGTCGCCTATCGCGATAGCTTCGGGCGTTTCCGCAGCCAGCTTCGCGGCTATGCGCAGCGCCGCAAGGGCGTCGTCGACCTCGATCTTACCATTGCCGTTGAAGTCACCCTTCATCAGCGGGCTGACTTCCGAAGTATCGACGACGATGAAGAAAACGGACGCTGGTTTGTAGCCATTCGTGACGGTAAGAACGTACTCGCCCACTTTGTTTACCGGCGTGCCGTCATACTCTTCTCCGTTCAGCGCGGCGGTGCCGACATCCCACGCGGGAGCGGCTGTTTCATCGTTCGCAAGGTCAAAGACCTGGCGTTCGGATACGCCGGTGATGACCGGAACCTGAGTGTTATCCGTCACGGTGAATGTAACGGTCGCTTCGGTGCCGTGGTTATTCACGACAAGCGTATGCTCGCCCGCTTCGGTCACGGGAGTTCCCGCCACATAGTATTCGCCGTCGAGGAACGCCATGCCGCTGTCCCACGAGGCGGACGGTGCTTCGCCGTTCGTTATATCGTACGTCGCACCGTCGGTTATTCCGCTTATTACAGGCGCTTCACCCGGTTCCGTATACGCTGCCAGCTCGGTGAACACAAACATTCCCTTTGCACCTTTTCCTGAGAAACCGATGGTGTTTAACTTCGCCAGGTCAAGCGTTTCTTCTCCGGAAACGTGAGTAAAATCAGAGAAAGGTATATGGATATACTGTCCGGTCGTCGTTATGGTCGGCAGCGGAGCGCTGAACATAAAGCCGCCCTCGACGCCGGTGTGTCCGATGTAGATTTTACCGTTGGACTGCTCCTTCGTCAACCCCTTCGCCCAGATCGAGATACCGTCGCTGTTTGAAAGGTCGGCGCCGAACGGATTGCGGCCGACAACCTCTCCGTCGCTCGTTGTATTATACATTGTCCACGCAGTAGTCGAGCTCGCACTTATACAGAGCGACTGTTTGACATTCGGGGTGATTGAAATTGATGAAGACGTCAGACTGAGAGTCGCTTTTGTCGAGGTCATCTGAGCGACATCCTCCGGCGTCCAGCCGTCGAAGCCGTTGAGGACAACTTCGCCGCCCGGAAGCTTGACGAGATGGTTCGCGGCGTTGTTTATAATGATTACACGTTCCGCGATTTCCGCGGCGGTCACCTTCTGCGAACGAAGCAGCGGGTTCGCTCCCTCCATCGCTTCACGCAGCTTCGCCACACTGTCCTCGGTATAATGCGAATAATCTATATCCAAGGCGGCGCTTATCGCGTTATAAAGCGGCGACTTATCAACCGTCTTCGGCAGAGTCCAGAAATAAACAGCTTCATTCTGCTGCATCGGAGCAGCGAGCACCGAGGTACCATCCGCCGAGAACGCGATATCCGAGAGGCAGTTTCCTCTCTTGCTGCTCGCCGTCGCATGGAAAATGTATAGCAATCCGCCGTTTCTGTCATAGATACGGGCAGTCCCGTCAAGCGAGCAAACGGCAATGCGGTTCCCGTCGGAAGAGAACTTCGCGGAAGTCGTCATCTGAGCGAACCCGTCAAGCAATGCGACGAGTCTTCCGCTTCCGAGATCAAAGAGTCTGGCGTTATTATCACTCGAAGTCGCAACAAGGCGGCTCCCGTCCGAAGAAACAGCAATAGACGCAATCGATGCACAGTCAGGATTCTCGATCGTCATGACGGCTTCGCCGGTTTCCGCGTCATAGAGCAGGATATCGCCCTTTTCATTGGAGGCGACGAATCTTGTACTGTTTGGAATGAATTCTACCCCTCGCACAGTCGAAGACATATCAACGTCTCTCAATATCTCGAAAGTATCGGCATCGAGGATGAAAACCTTGCCTGACGACGTGCCTACAGCAACAAACACTCCGTTATCGGACGCGGATATCGCTCTGGCGTCGGAACCGAGATACGTCTTTCTGCGCAGCGATCCCGCCGATGAGCTGAAAGCGTATATGTATTTGTTGTCACCGGGGGCATCGGTCATGTTGTCATTTCTACCGCCAGCGAAAATCGTCGACTCGTCCGCGGAAAACTCCAGCGCTTCAAAATAAACGCCCGGAGCGCTCACGAATGTCCTTGCCGCAAGGTTATCGGACTTATATATCACTATGCCGCTCACGCGCGAGCCGACAGCGAGATACTTGCCGCTGGGCGAATACTTCAGCGCGTAAAGCGGACCCGCCTGCGAATTCTCATAATTTGCCATTTCACCGGTCTTCGCGTTATGCTGTATCACTCTGCCCTCACGGTCGATAACCGTGATGTAATTACCGTTCGGTGAAGCGGCGACTCTTGAGGCGCCTTTATCTCCTATGGTGCTGCCGATTTTAGCACCCTCCGTCGATTCACGGGAGGCCACTTCGGCAGCAGCCGTCATATCTTCGGCACGCTTTGAAACGCGAATGTAATCGATATTGAATTCGGATTCGGCGGCGGTTTCTTCATAAGCTACATTGCCTCCGGGTCCGCGAACGGAGGTGTTCAGAATGATATAATGCGGATTGTCACCGTATCCCCAGCGCGAAGCGTCAGTCGTCATATTCATCGAAATATACTGCATTCCGTCAAAGTAAATACGCAGTTGGTCGTGTTCCCATTCAAGTCCGTAGGTATGATAATCGTCACCTAAGCTGACATCATTCTTGTTATAGAATTCTACGCCTTTGACGAATTCTCTGCTGCTGTCGACATAGTCGGAAAGCCAATGGAGAGTCCCGTAAAGCTTGGAGTCCTCTTTTCCGCCGCCGACGAGCTCCATGATATCGATTTCGCCGTTTTGAGGCCAATTCCCGTTAACTCCCATCATCCAAAGCGCCGGCCAGATCCAGTAACCGGTCGGGAGCTTCGCACGCATCTCGACCTTCCCGTAAGACATGTAAAAATGCCCCTCGGTCGTCAGATATCCGCCGACAACCGGATAACCGTTATACGCCTCACGTTTTGTGCGAATAACAAGTTCGCCGTCGCTTACGGAAACAAATCTTTCGTTGTCGCGGAAGTAGACGGGTTCTGTATCGGGTCGATTCTTCGCGTCGTAGACCATCCACTTGCTGCGATCGACGGCGTCACCGTCGAACTCGTCGTTCCAGACTTGATTCCATCCGCCGCGGACGCATTCATAGACATCCCACACCTGCTGCACGGTCGATGCTTTGAGGTTTCCGGCGACATAGTTGAGATAAGAGTTCGCAGATGCGACCACGATTTTGAATCCATTGGACGACCTGTTTATTTTCCATTCCTGCATTTCGTCGGAAAGATTCAGTATAGATGTATCTATCTTATAGCTCAGAACATAGCTGCTTGCACTCAGCGCGAGCGAGCTGTTTTTGTTTATTATCCTGAATGTACCGTCGCCGTGACGATAAAGCTGCCACTCCTGGCAAGGATCCTCGCGCCTTTCTTCCATAGTGACATTAAGGCCCGACTGCTTGTTGACGATACGATTTTCATAGCCGGTCGAAGTCATGGTTTCGGTATCTGTCACAGCCGGAGAAAGCGTCAGCGCAAGGCCGGTGCTGCTGTCGACGATTTTGTAGTAACTTCCGGATGTTATTGTCGTAGTTTTGACCTCTTGATACTCCGGCTTCACAGTAGAAAGAATGCTCTCGGTAAAGCAGTGCAGGTCGGAAACGCGAGCGATGAAACCCGGTCTTACCCCCTCGAACGAGAAAGCTATATAGTTCAATTCGGCGAGATCGATTCCGCTGCCGACGGCGTCATAATCGGCAGTGAAAAATTCCCAGTCGATTGCAACATAGCCGTTCCTGGCAGGAATGCCGGCGGCAGTATAGGTCTTTCTTCCTCTTTCGTTTCTGACGCCGACGGAAACGGTGACGGTCTTTACGAGCGAAATATTATCGAAGTCGGTGCGGAAGCGCAGCCCCGCAGTATCCGAAATATCACCGGTAAAAACATCGGCTCCATCTATCTCCGTATCAGAGGCAGCGTTCGAAAAGAATGCAATATCTTTGCCGGCTGTTACGACTTTGACGGCGGGCCCGTTCTGAACTGCCTCATCGTAAAAGACCGCACACCCGGATGTATCGGTAAACGATGAAACTGTCGTCGAGTCCCATGCGGCGAATCCGTCGATCTCTCGCCTTTCGGGCGATGCAACGGCAGTGAACCCGCCGATCGCGTCGGTAAGAAGCGCAGTTACCGAAGCGACATCGGCATTGGAAGGACTATCAGAATACAACAGCGCTTCGGCAGCATCGTAAGCCGCCTTCAGCTGCCTGCGCGAAACACAGGTGCCGTCACTGTAAAGCAGCTCCGCTGCAGTAATAGACAACGCCTCAAGCTCGCCGGTTCCGGCCGCAACGTGAGTTATCGCCGTCGGCAGAATCAGGGCGAGGCACAAAACAGTTGAAATTATACGTTTTACATTCTTCATCAGTTTTCCTCCGAAAGATTTACAAATAGCGCCAAAACAGCGCATAATCCCACGTTTTCGTATATATTATATCAGAACAGCACATGATAATCTTGTCATATTGTGATAATATTCTT
This genomic interval carries:
- a CDS encoding AMP-binding protein, with protein sequence MAIITGVSVEDYVRCENGESDFSFTFLHKCAKTFGVDIADLLTGENAKLSAFAIVRKGEGFPIARRKGFKYNHLAANFKSRLSEPFWVRAPYDAEAQNKPIPLASHAGEEFDYILKGSLKVQIGDHVDYLYEGDSVFYDSITPHGMIAAGDGDCEFVAIVMDPAGHAQEYNAHEGLTGEVSRRSVEAQDDQIWRDFIDVTEDENGALKEINFKHKDNFNFAFDVVDELAKRHPDKRAMLHLDGEKHERSFTFKEMSELSSQAANYLSSLGVKKGDRVMLVLKRNYHFWFCMLALHKIGAIAIPATHLLVKKDYEYRFKTAGVSAIICSADCDGPHQADLAAETCPELKIKVVADGEYPGWHFLDGEMKAFPTVFPRENNDSKAEDIMLMFFSSGTTGYPKIAAHKFTYPLAHFVTAHYWHNVNPDGLHFTIADTGWGKALWGKFYGQWLCEAGVFTYDFEKFKADDILPLFKRYNITTFCAPPTMYRFFIKEDLKKYDLSSLQYATVAGEALNPEVFDRFYDATGLKIMEGFGQTETTLTVANLIGMVPKPGSMGKPTPQYDVDIVLPDGKSTKVGEIGEIVIRTDRRVPVGLFREYYRDAEKTAEAWHDGVYHTGDTAWRDEDGYYWYVGRIDDLIKSSGYRIGPFEIESVIMELPYVLECAVTAVPDEIRGQVVKATIVLTKGTVGSDELKKEVQNYVKTHTAPYKYPRIVEFVDELPKTISGKIRRVDIRTEDAK
- a CDS encoding methyltransferase domain-containing protein, encoding MDYLEQYYNDYDEDGRLLSRHGQVEYLTTMKYVRECLAGITDPAILEVGAGTGRYSVTLAKQGFKVTAVELIEHNLDVLKSKLDGTEPITAIRGNALDLSAFDDDSFDLTMLLGPMYHLYTKEDKLRALSEAVRVTKSDGHILVAYCMNEPTVIQYVFGLNNLREVTELNMLTPDWHCIGEPKDVFELVRTEDIAALDAEVPVKRIKLVAADGATNYKRELIDAMDDETFGKWMDYHFAVCERQDLIGASHHTLDILRKI
- a CDS encoding family 16 glycosylhydrolase, whose translation is MKNVKRIISTVLCLALILPTAITHVAAGTGELEALSITAAELLYSDGTCVSRRQLKAAYDAAEALLYSDSPSNADVASVTALLTDAIGGFTAVASPERREIDGFAAWDSTTVSSFTDTSGCAVFYDEAVQNGPAVKVVTAGKDIAFFSNAASDTEIDGADVFTGDISDTAGLRFRTDFDNISLVKTVTVSVGVRNERGRKTYTAAGIPARNGYVAIDWEFFTADYDAVGSGIDLAELNYIAFSFEGVRPGFIARVSDLHCFTESILSTVKPEYQEVKTTTITSGSYYKIVDSSTGLALTLSPAVTDTETMTSTGYENRIVNKQSGLNVTMEERREDPCQEWQLYRHGDGTFRIINKNSSLALSASSYVLSYKIDTSILNLSDEMQEWKINRSSNGFKIVVASANSYLNYVAGNLKASTVQQVWDVYECVRGGWNQVWNDEFDGDAVDRSKWMVYDAKNRPDTEPVYFRDNERFVSVSDGELVIRTKREAYNGYPVVGGYLTTEGHFYMSYGKVEMRAKLPTGYWIWPALWMMGVNGNWPQNGEIDIMELVGGGKEDSKLYGTLHWLSDYVDSSREFVKGVEFYNKNDVSLGDDYHTYGLEWEHDQLRIYFDGMQYISMNMTTDASRWGYGDNPHYIILNTSVRGPGGNVAYEETAAESEFNIDYIRVSKRAEDMTAAAEVASRESTEGAKIGSTIGDKGASRVAASPNGNYITVIDREGRVIQHNAKTGEMANYENSQAGPLYALKYSPSGKYLAVGSRVSGIVIYKSDNLAARTFVSAPGVYFEALEFSADESTIFAGGRNDNMTDAPGDNKYIYAFSSSAGSLRRKTYLGSDARAISASDNGVFVAVGTSSGKVFILDADTFEILRDVDMSSTVRGVEFIPNSTRFVASNEKGDILLYDAETGEAVMTIENPDCASIASIAVSSDGSRLVATSSDNNARLFDLGSGRLVALLDGFAQMTTSAKFSSDGNRIAVCSLDGTARIYDRNGGLLYIFHATASSKRGNCLSDIAFSADGTSVLAAPMQQNEAVYFWTLPKTVDKSPLYNAISAALDIDYSHYTEDSVAKLREAMEGANPLLRSQKVTAAEIAERVIIINNAANHLVKLPGGEVVLNGFDGWTPEDVAQMTSTKATLSLTSSSISITPNVKQSLCISASSTTAWTMYNTTSDGEVVGRNPFGADLSNSDGISIWAKGLTKEQSNGKIYIGHTGVEGGFMFSAPLPTITTTGQYIHIPFSDFTHVSGEETLDLAKLNTIGFSGKGAKGMFVFTELAAYTEPGEAPVISGITDGATYDITNGEAPSASWDSGMAFLDGEYYVAGTPVTEAGEHTLVVNNHGTEATVTFTVTDNTQVPVITGVSERQVFDLANDETAAPAWDVGTAALNGEEYDGTPVNKVGEYVLTVTNGYKPASVFFIVVDTSEVSPLMKGDFNGNGKIEVDDALAALRIAAKLAAETPEAIAIGDIDGNGKVEVDDALAILRVAAKLADVSSLGN
- a CDS encoding GNAT family N-acetyltransferase, with the translated sequence MIIRRFLQTDSKEVSDLIIKTLREVNIKDYPKEYIENEVQRLQPNKILKRAEWTHFYVACDENKIVGCGAIGPYWDKVDESSLFTIFVLPDYQGQGIGRKIIETLEKDEYFLRAKRIEIPASITATPFYIKMGYTYKNGISVPDEEGLLRLEKHR